A window of Carassius gibelio isolate Cgi1373 ecotype wild population from Czech Republic chromosome A3, carGib1.2-hapl.c, whole genome shotgun sequence genomic DNA:
TATCTGCGGCGAGAGGTCCTTATGGTCTTGCACCATGTCGTGATGGTTACTGTCTGTTTCCCTGTCTCTGTGGTGAGTGGAGTGAGGGCTGAGTGACATTACTAAACGTttcattctttttctcttttgcaCAAACACTGACAGTACATCTGAAATCTGATTCTGGAGGCCCATCAGAGCGTGTAGTAACATGGCTTGGGCTTCATGACTGTTTAAGAGTGATTTGACGGGATCATGATCTGTGGGTGGCTTGAAGTGTGGCTGAGTCAAACTTGTCCTGAACGGGCCTGTGTACTTTCACCCTGTAATTATGCCCTCCATCACTCTCCATCTGTATCCATGGAGACTGTTGCTGTCGGCAGCCGTTCAGCAGCCAGCACCCTGGCATTAGCTGCACTTAACTGCCAATGAGTGTTCAGGCCTGATAAGACAGAGCCTCTACAGCACTTTCCTCCATAAAACCACTCGAAGCTTTCCTACATCCACACAAgtatgactttttcttttttgttcattttccttttatttccctCTCATTTCCCTTTCCTCACCTCCTTCCCCTTTCCTTTTCCATTTCCTACCTTTTCCGCTCCCTTCAATTCCGTTCCGTTCCGTTTATTTCCTTCATTTCTTTCATCTTCTATTACTTTCTGTTTCCCATTTACTTTTCTCATTCCACTCTCCCTTTTGCTTTCCTATTGCTCTTCCACTTCCTCTTTTCCTTTTATTCCTGTATATACATttcatcttctttttcttttctttcctgctCTCCTTTCCATCCATCTCttaatttttctctctcttctatcCCTTTGATTTCCCTTAACCTTCCATTTTCCTCTTGCTCTTCTGCTGCtttctatttctgttttatttttatatgtatttccaATTCCTCTTTCTTTCCCATCCATCCCTTTTCTCCTACTGTCCTTTTCCCCTTCTCTTCCTTTCCCTTccctattttcttttcttttcctctcctctcttttcATAGTTCTGGAGACGGGGCAAAGGGGATTATTTCCAGGGTGTGATGTTCCTGGCAGAACTCAGCACCCCGTCTGTCTGTCTGGGAAAGATACTCATCCAGGtactaaacacaaacacacattcacacagtcATTCCAACTCCCTCAGACTTTCTTTTGTTTAGTGAAtgcatctttctttttttaacaacttGGTTAAGCAGATTTTTGCACCATTTCTTTTCTTGGAAATGTATGGGAAATTTCTACCTAATTTTCTAACTAATAATAAAACCTCTAATTGATTGACAATCTTTCACAGACTTGTACTGTAACAACTCTTTCTTGTTACAAGTCTTCTTCACAGCATCCGTGTTAAATGTGTAGTGGGGAATATTGAATCATGGTTGTTAGGGTTCATTGCTCTGCCTATTAATATTTCTCTATCTGTTAAACACTCTCTTTCTCTACTCCTGGCTCTCTCCTTTTGTTTCCTTCACTCAGTATAAACAACAGCACACTCTCCTACATAAAGTCAATGGAGCTCTTATGCTGGTCACTTTCTTCATCTGTAGAGTTCTCCTCTTCCCCTACCTCTACTACGCCTACGGCAGGTAACGATCACTTTAACCCTCTCagtcttttaatcttttatcatGTCTTTTATTTCTATTGctcatttagtcttttttttttttttttatattctcgtCTCCACTGAGTCACACTGCCTCTGATATTAACATGGATTCTTAATGAATCATAACATGAACATCATAATTCTCACTCAGTCATGTTCtaatttaaaaatggcaatctTGATGTATTATTCATAAGATTGGAAATTTGAGCATCCTTAGACTCAACAGTTGTGGTGCTAGTTAAATTTTCTAGTGGAAAACTTTATAGTAATCGTTATTGTTATAATTCTCCTTCTTGTGAAAGGAGTCCCATCCTAAATAAAAGAGCCATGTGCCAGTTGGTAAAAACTTTGCATTACTTCTGCGTTACATGAAGACAGTCAGTTTCCAGAGACGCATCCTTGGGACTGCACATGTGCATTGGCTGGACCAACCTGAAATgtgcattgttttattgtgatttctaGATTTCCCCATTCAAGTAGATAGGGGTTGGTCCTATCTTACCCTATTGCAAATATGGCTGTTGAGTGAAATGACTTTACTTATGGGATTATACCAAATATCTCTTTTTACTCCTTTACTTTATGCTGACTCTATGCATATTTTCGTTTGCGCTCCTATCACAGGTACGCATCCATCCCCTTCTACATGGTGCCGCTGTCTGTGCCCTGGCAGTGTAACGCAGGAGCAGCTTTTCTCATGGCCCCGCAGGTCTACTGGTTTTCCCTCATCTGCAGGCGTGCCTTCCGTCTCTTCACTGGAGCCTCAAAGCACAAAGCGACCCCTAGCACCACAGACTCTGAACCGAAAACCTCACCCCTGCCCCCTGCCAACGGATACATCCCCAGAGAGACCGACTCGCACTGAGAGAGGAGTAGAGATCGAGATTTAGGTACAAGGTAGTTGGGTTTAGACCAAACAGGAGACTGAAGGCAGGTCATCTTATTACAATGGATGGATCTACCTTAGATCAAGCGCTGTGGGTTAGCAAGCAAAAACAAACTGAAGGTCTGTACCCTCACTATTCACCATCATCCTCTCTTTGAGAAGAAAAATAAGACTGCAGAGCAAACCAAACTGATAGTTTTCTCCCTAACATGCATGTTCTCTGTGTTGGAGCAGTATGTCTGCTGCTTTACAGGGTTAGTGCATCATTTGTAGATTACCACGGTCGTAAGCTTCAGAAAAAGGGACTGATGTGGATGCAACAGGAACAGTATTTCTAATGAGTGATGGATGGAAGGACTGATAGATGCCTCCTGTTCTCCTCTCTGTGaatttctctctctgtgtttgttaCAGTTGCAGAGAGGATACAAAAAGGAAGCATAAATGTATGTTGATTTGTACAtaggtttttaataatatttacatttagatttttgtagattctgttttatttattatttattcaggtCTATTCCTAATTACGGGAGGATTAGTTGAAAACAAAACCGCTCACTTTGATAAAACCGAAGCTGTTGGATTCAGAACAACCCCTCGAATCCTCATTGTGGGTGGTGCATGGCCTCCGTCCAGCTGTccatctctctgttttttttccctttcctgGTTTTCATGGCAGCTGAAAACAAGATGGCTGGGGCTGCAACCAGTTAGTAAGTGAATCAGCAGCTATAAGGTAGAAGGGGAGTCATTTAAAGGATTTGGATGAGGCTTACGTAATACATTCACATATCTCTGCTGCAGTACTCCAATCCTTTTAAGATCCAGACATTGGACGGAGGGGGAAGGGTCAGAGCAGCCAAGGCTCTCAGACGAACCTGAGCCAATCGGTTTTTACTTTTCATACAGTTTTATGTGAGGAGAATGCCAGCATTATAGCCCTCGCTAACCTCTTAGTAGACCCACACCGTAATATGGATTCACTGATTGTAATCTGCACATTGAATGGGTTTCTCCACACAGACGAGATCTTTCTTAACTGCATCTCCTCACGTAGTCAGACTTTGGACCTCCTATATATCCAGACAGAAACAATGACGATGTGTTTTGTCACCAATTAGTCCGCACTTTTATTGTAAAAGTGTCATTGGTGTAACGGTGTCATCACATACCTCCCTTAGGCCTGATTCTGCTATGCTCTCAAACAGGGATGGCAGTCTGACGTTAAACAGTATTATTAGGGGAGGAGGTGAGAGGATGGCGCACAAGGTGGATTCTAGAAGTGAATCTTGCGCTGAATTCTCACAACATCCAAGTCTGTGAGATACTGTAATACTTTTAAAAGCACTGCATAGATCATTTTAGATCAACGTCTCGGATTTAGTTCTGGACCACTATAATTGGATTCTTACAGATTAGTAATGTTTCTGTTATGCACtagaacatttttgttttgctGCTTTACAGTTAGCCCGTATGCCAAAAGGCATCCATGTAGCCTTAAAAGTAATGCTTTCAACATGCTCTTTACACAAAGTACTGCTGGATTGTTTTACACTGGGTCATCAACGCTCAAAGGGACTGCCCAGTGCTGGCCATGGATAAGGGCAAGTATTTTCAACTATAGCAAAGTGTACTGGTTTGGGCATaggttaaaatttatattttgagctAGGAATGACGACTCTTCTGACTGTAATTATGCTTATTGTTAACTTATtcttttaatttatgtatttatttggccAAGTCTGAATGTAGATATGACTTCACATCTAGATGTTCTTCTGTGTAGGCTTCTGTTTATCTAGTTGTCTGAAAACTGTTCTGTAATTCTGGTTTTCTCAGCTGAAATATACTCTTGCTCTCTCCTGCTGTGCTCTGATGCTTTGTGTGACCTTCTTTTACACTGAAACAAAGGTTCTGTGCCACTTGctgattgtgtgtgagagaggaaatAATAATTAGTTCAATGAAATTTGCctgtatgtgtttgtttagtATATTGAAACACCATGCCAATTACTCAAGGTTTCTTTAttcccaaattattattttagttatgttAAAAGTGCAGTAAAAATGCCTCATCAACCGatagtttttacaaaaaaaagagagagagagaaacgtgtCTTTAGATCTCACACTTGTCTCTGCAACGGACCGAGGCTCTGTCTACGTGTAAACCACAGATCAAAAGAGTCGCTCGCTCTTGTGTAGCCAATCAGAGAATACAGTTTGAAGTGTTAAGAggttttgtaaaaaagaaaaaaaagagagaagtaaACTCAGATGGTCACGTCGTCACTGTGTTCTCACGTTAATGATGATAATGTATTGTAGTATAATTTAAATGAACCCTATCAAACCTAAATCCAGCACAATATATTCATACATCAGTTCACAGAATGACCAATTCCCGGTAAGAGAAGCACCAAAGATGCTTTTACCTTGTAGTGCATTTCCATTACtcgactaataaaataaaatctagacTTATGGATAAATTCCAACACGTTTTTCAGCGGGCTGAATCTCTTCTCACATCTTGAGGGAGCGTCTGGTTCGAAAGTCTGGGAGAACAAATGTAACTAATTTGACACTAATTTGTATAGCCTAAatatgattaatgattaatttgAACCTTtgcataacattttataattgttttaaatcttCGATTCCTTAATGAGTAGGAAGTTCTCCACATCTATGTATGTGACCGCTGGGTTATTATTTATCAGTAGGcctaatcgtttttttttttttttttgtatctaaacacacacacaggcctacatatatagtctctctctctctctctctctctctctctctctctctctatatatatatatatgtatatatatacacacacacacattgatgaTTAGAGGTACAAGAATCCAGAGGTCTTCTCTGTACCCCTGTCGCCCAGCAGTCTCGGAGCGCAGAGCGGCggaaggagggagagagggaggggtcTGAGCTGCTCCGGGAAACCAGAGGCTTGATGCAGCCTCCGCCGAGTACAGTCAGGCTGTCTCCAGACCGCGATGGCTATGGGTCTAACGTCGAAAAAATCCTCTTCTAGAAACAGCGGCGTGGAACGCAAGAATCTCATCACCGTCTGCAGGTAGTTCATTGCATGACACACACCGACCCGCTGTCCACATCACGAAGCGTACTTTCAGTTAGCTTGGAATACCTGGGTAATTAAAActgtcaaaatgtgtgtgtgtgtatatacatatatatatatatatatatatatatatatatatatatatatatatatatatatatatatatatatatatatacacatatacatatacatgtatgtatgtatgtatgtatagatagatagatttaaaacgtttatatattttattaactagAACATGGATCACAGGATATAGCATCTTTTCTGATTTACATTTTTGCGTAAACGCTTAATATTGAAGACGAGGCCCTTTAAAGACGTCGACCCCTTATTTCATACCAGCATCCATGACGTCATTACATCCACCCGACCATTTTCACTGCTGTGCACTCGACAGGATAAAACCACATGACCTTCACCCTCACAGAACCTTTCaccaaaaaattttaaataaaaatcctgatggatttggtaaaaataaaaataaaaaattatatatatatatatatatatatatatatatatatattagatttttttcttataaGGGCTACATACATAAACAGGACCATACATTAGCACTAAATCGTACTCTATATATCTATTAAAGTTGATAGATCTGACCCTGTTTACTTTAAAATAAGACATGTTCCTTGTCTTATTTGAATGATTCATCCTCAGTGCATGGAATGTTATCTTTTCACCTTAACTTTTTTTCCCTGATGTCACTTAGTCCATACAGGCTACTGGATGATGCTGACCAATAACCAAATAGATATAATGTTGATGCCCCTTGAATTTActgcaaataataatgtaaaaatgtaaaatgcacatcatattttaaacaaactgtATAAGCATTAATTTACCactgtattattttattgatCACCAAATCACACTAGAATGAATTGtcatctttttcttttcatttgcaTCATACAATGAGCATACTTACTAAATAAATCTAGTTTGAACCCCAGTAATTAGCCTTTACAGTCATAGTAGTTTACGGATGTTTCATGCAATAAGAAATTGAAAGCTATTATGTTTTTCTAGCTCTTATCAGGAGATCCACATCATAAGGATGTTGACTTTATGGCACACCAGTCGTTGCTAAGACTGCAGTGTCTCAGCCCAAATCCACTCATTGTACGCTTACAATAGCCTACTATGTGCCCATTTTGTCCCAACACACTGTGCATTGGTGAGTCATGGTTGAAGCATATGGGGAACACCGAATTCCATCACTGCATTCTGTTCTGCCGGGCTGTGTGGGACTGCACCAGGCTGCAGTTTACCGGTCGGTTGGTACAGAGCAGCAAGTGGGTGTTAAATAATTCATGTTTGGGGGTGCCCCAGGCATAGGCCATGTACAGTTGCCGAATGTACACAAAACACTGTCACTCCTGTTGGGACAGCAGCACCATTGTGCAGTCAAAGAGATGATTGTGATGTGGCAAGCTGTTGTGACATCATCAACCCCATCTCTTTGCCTGCAGTAAAAAGGAAATTGGTTTCTAGATGGGTTAATACTAATGGATAAAAACCCACATATTTTTAGTTCCCAACAGTTT
This region includes:
- the tlcd3ba gene encoding TLC domain containing 3Ba: MLSILAAGSIFFPGLFLLSKRFLKHAPGIKWSEKDAVIVSSRLVSSVQAIMASSAGYIIACSCKDIIEDQHWLTSSYILFAVPYFVYDIYAMFLCYWYKLQVKDHEEESKAKSMRSAISGYLRREVLMVLHHVVMVTVCFPVSVFWRRGKGDYFQGVMFLAELSTPSVCLGKILIQYKQQHTLLHKVNGALMLVTFFICRVLLFPYLYYAYGRYASIPFYMVPLSVPWQCNAGAAFLMAPQVYWFSLICRRAFRLFTGASKHKATPSTTDSEPKTSPLPPANGYIPRETDSH